Below is a window of Candidatus Zixiibacteriota bacterium DNA.
AAGCAATCACTCAGGCGCTGGACGAGGAGATGGCGCGCGACGAGCGAGTGTTCCTGATCGGCGAAGATATCGGCCTTTATGGTGGTGTTTTCAAAGCAACCAAGGGCCTGATGGACAAATACGGCGCCGAGCGGGTGATCGACTCCCCCATTTCCGAGGTGTATATCGCCGGAGGTTCGGTCGGCGCGGCGATGGTCGGCATGAAACCGGTCCCGGAAATCCAGTTCGCCGATTTCATCACGCCATCGATGGACCAGATCATCCAGCAGATGGCCAAGCTGCGCTATCGCACTGCCGGCCAATGGACCTGCCCGGTCACTATGCGAGTGTGCTGCGGCGCGGATGTAGGCGGCGGTCTGTATCACTCCCAAATCAACGAGCAGTGGTTTGTCTCCCAGCCCGGCCTGATCGTGGTCATGCCGGCCACACCCTACGACGCCAAAGGGCTGCTCAAGGCCGCAATCCGCGGCGAGGACCCGGTGATCTATTTCGAACACAAGCGGCTCTATCGCTGGATCAAGGAGGAAATCCCGGAAGACGATTTTACCGTCCCGATCGGCAAGGCGGCCGTACGTAAGAAAGGGAACGACATCACGATAGTCTCCTACGGTCTCATGTACCATCGCGCTGCTGAAGCGGTGACTGCTTTGGAGAAGGACGGCATCTCGGCGGAGCTGATCGATATGCGCACGCTCCTCCCGTGGGACCGCGAGACGATTTTCGAATCGGTCAAAAAGACCTCGCGGGCCGTGCTGGTCCAGGAAAGCTCCAAGACCGGCGGCGTGATGGGCGAAGTGGGCGCGGCGATTGCCGAAGAGATTTTCGATTACCTCGACGCCCCGGTTACGAGGGTGTGCGGTATCGATGTTCCGGCGGTGCCGTTTGCTCCGCCCATGGAGCATTTCTTCCTTCCCAACGCCGACAAGATTTCGCGCGCGGTAAAGAAAGTGCTGGAGTACTAAGGGGACTATGATGGAATACAAAGTGATCGTACCCCCGCTGGGCGAATCGGTGGTCGAGGGGACCATTGTCAAGTGGCTCAAGAATGAAGGCGATTCGGTCAAGGCCGATGAGCCGCTAGTCGAAATCATGACTGACAAGATTAATGTCGAGCTCCCCTCCGCCCACGCCGGCAAAATGAAGAAGCACCTGGTGGCGATCGGCACCGTAGTCGAGATCGGTCGCGAGATTGCCATCATGGATGTCGAGGGCGTGGTGACTCAGGCCAAGACATTCGACACCAAACCTGACGGTAAAGAGCATATCCCACAGGAACAGGAAGTGGCCGCGCCACCGGAGGAATTTGTCGGCACCGTGCAGCATCACGCGGAGATGGGTATCCACGCCGATGAGGCGGCCATCGCCGCAGGCATTAAAGCCGCCCGCTCGTCCCCGGTCGTACGCCGCCTGGCACGCGAGCACTTCATAGACCTTCGCAAAGTGAGCGGTTCCGGTCGTAACGGCCGCGTGTCCAAGAGTGACGTACTCAAGTATATCGAGATGCGTCACACTGTCGATCTGGTCCAGCCCGACTTTGTCTTCCCGCAGGAAGAGCGGGAGGAGATCATCCCGGTCATCGGAGTGCGCAAGGTGATCTCCGAGCACATGACGGCATCGGCGTTCACCATTCCGCATGTGACCACGTTTGACGAGTGCGATATGTCCGCCCTGGTCGAATGGCGCCGGAAGTACGCGGACAAGATCCAGGAGGAGAAGGGCGTGCGCATCACCTACCTGCCCTTTATCGCCAAGGCGATCATATTCGCGGCCCGCAAATATCCCTGGATAAACGCCACGTTTGAAGGCGACAATCTTCATGTCAAGAAGTACTTCAATATCGGCATGGCGGTGGCGCGCGAGAACTCGCTGATCGTGCCGGTGGTCAAGCACTGCGAACGGAAGTCGCTGCTTCAGATCGCTCAGGAGATGCGCGACCTGGGCGAGAAGGCCAATGCCGACAAGCTGCAACTAAGCGAAATCAGCGGCGGCACGATCTCGATCACGAACGCCGGCGGCATGGGCGCTCTGGCCTCGACCCCGATCATCGCCAAGCCGCAGGTGGCTATCTTGGGCGTGCACAAGATTGTCGACAAACCGGTGGTGCGCGACGGCCAGATTGTCATCCGGCCGATTCTCAACTTCGGCCTGTCTTTCGATCATCGCGTGGTCGACGGCGCTTATGCCGTGCAGTTCCTCCGCCTGATGATCGAGTATCTCGAAGCGCCCGACAAGTGGCTGCTCGACGTGATCTGAACTTAGTGAGGTTGGTACATGGCTGAAAAGTACACGCTCGTGGTTATCGGCGCCGGGCCGGGCGGCTATGTCGCTGCGATCCGGGCCGCGCAACTGGGCATCAAGACCGCGGTGGTCGAACGTGAGTACTTCGGCGGGGTCTGCCTCAACTGGGGGTGTATCCCGTCGAAAACGCTGCTTCACGTCACCGAGATGAAGCGCCACATCGAGGAGGCCAAACGGATCGGCCTGGTCGCGGAGAATGTCAGGATCGACCTGGACCTTCTGCGCAAGCACAAGGAAGCCACGGTCAAGCGGCTCACCGGCGGAGTCAAGATGCTTCTCGACAAAGCAGGCGTGAAATCGTTTGTCGGCGCGGCGCGGTTCGTCTCCCCCACCAGGATCGAAGTCACCGGCGAGGCCGGCAAGACTGAGATCGAATCCGAGAACATCATCATCGCCACCGGAGCCCGCACGATGCAGTTGCCGATGCTCAAGCAGGACGGTAAGCTGATTTTCGGCGCGCGCGAGTCGATCGATATCCCAAACGTGCCTGCCGAGATGCTGGTGGTGGGCGCAGGGCCGATCGGGGTTGAGATGGCAACCGTGTATCAGACCCTCGGCTCGAAAGTAACCATTGTTGAAATCCTCTCGTCGGTTTTGCCCACGCTTGATACTGATATCTCGACTGTCACCGAGCGAGCGCTCAAGAAACAGGGAATGAAGATCCTGCTGTCATCTAAAGTGACCAAATCTGAAATCTCCGGCGGCAAAGTGAAAGTGACGATTGAAACGGGCGGCACGAGCGAGCAGCAGACATTCGACGCGGTTCTGGTCGCAGCAGGGATGATTCCGAATACGTCAGACATGGGGCTGGACAAAATCGGCGTTAGGCTAGATGCCAGGGGTTTCGTGCAGGTCGACAAGAAGATGCGCTCCAACGTGGCGAACATATTTGCGATTGGCGATGTAGCAGGCGGGCTGCTGCTGGCACATAAGGCCTCGCATGAGGGAATTGTCGCGGCGGAAGCGGTCGCCGGCTCTGGCGCGAGTGCCGACTGGAAAGGCGTGCCGTACGCCGTGTTCTGCGACCCTGAGGTGGCCGGTATCGGCCTGTCCGAGAAAGAGGCGGCGCAGAAGGGCCTGAAAGTGCGAGTGGGCAAGTTCCCGTATCAGGGAGTAGGCAAAGCTGTCGCCACGCTCGCTACTGATGGCTTCGCGAAAGTCATCTCCGACGCCGAGACCGATGAGATCTTAGGTATACATGTAGTCGGGCCGCACGCTGGCGATATCGTCTTCACCGGCACCGCGATGATGGAGCTCGACTGCACCGCCGAGGACCTGGGCCACCTGATGGCGGTCCACCCGACCTTATCCGAAGCCCTGATGGAAGCCGGCCTCCACGCCCACAAGCGGGCGATACATATACCGAATTAGGGAGACGTCCCTCAAGACAATCGTGCCCGGCAGATGCCCGCCCTCGACTTGATCGGGGGTCCTCATCTGCCGGGTCTTTGTTCGTCAAAGAGGTTCAAGGATGTCGAAACCACAGGGGTTTCGACCTACATCTGTCTCGGGCACTGATAATATCCGTCCTTCAAATAGTCTGCGGCCGAGGAGAAGTCCTTGTAGGTCGAAACCCCTGCGGTTTCGACATTCTGTTATTCTTCACTCGCCAAACTCACCTTCGAACTCAATCGGTTCGCGCACTCCCCAATCCGACTGATAATATCCGTCCTTCAAATAGTCCGCGGCCGAGGAGAAGCGCCACATGAACGGATTGTCGATCAGCCCGTGCTTCACCGGATTATAATGAATATAATCGATGTGCTTATTCAGATCATCCTGGTCGCGCATAATCCGATCCCAGAATCGATATTGCCAAATTCGCCCCTCTCGCATCCCCAAACGGGCTCTCAGATTGGTCGAGAACGACAGCTTGATCCGGCGCACGATACTCGATATGTCACCGTCACTCACGTGGACCAGCATGTGCATGTGGTCAGGGAGAACAACCCAGGCGGCGAGAGCTAGCATGTTTCTGACGCGCGGTCTCCATCGCGTGCCAAAGCAGGTCAAAGTGATCGATTAGAATAGGCATCCGACGGTAAGTAATATGTGTGAGAAAACACGCTTGCCCCTCGGTGAAATACCTCCGGATGTTGGTCATTGAAGGAATATATACATGGTCGCATTTGAGTCAATCACATTCGACGGTCGAAACCGCAGGGGTTTCGACCTACAATCTCTCCAACACAAAGCACTTCAAATACTGCGTCTCGGGCATCGCCTGCAATATCGGATGATCGGCGGATTGGGTCAGGAAGGCGCGCTGGCGAAAACGGACGTGAGCGTCGCGGGCGGCGGAGCGAAGCAATTCCTGAAACGCCGACACGCTCAGGTTCTGCGAACAACTGCATGTCACGAGTATTCCGCCCGGTGAGAGTAGTTTCATAGCCGACATGTTAATCTCGCGGTATCCCGCAACCGCTGCTTTCAACTGGCTCTTGCTTTTGACAAACGCGGGCGGATCGAGAATGATCAGGTCGAAATGCCCGCGCTCGTCGCTTAGCCGACGCAACAAGTCAAAGCAGTCTTCGCGTGTGGCTGTGATTTTGTCGGCGACCCCGTTTAGTTCAGCGTTTTCCCCCAGCAGTTCGAGTGCGCTCTGCGAACTGTCGGCTGCTACCACGCTCGATGCACCACCCAGCGCGGCATTGACAGCGAATCCGCCCGAATAACAGAAACAGTCCAGAGTGCGACGGTCTCGTGCGAGTTGGCGTACGATTGCCCGTGTGTCGCGCTGGTCGAAAAAGAACCCGGTCTTCTGGCCATGATACGGGTCGACCACAAAACGCGCGCCGCTTTCCTCGATCTCTATTCGCTCCGGTACGGCACCGTAAACGGCATCGACTGACTCAGGCAGCGTCTCAAGCTGGCGATAAGACGAGTCATTGCGCAGTAGTATCCCTTCCGGCCCGAAGACCTCCAACAGCGCTTCGACGATTGACGCCCGCAATCGTTCCATTCCAAGCGTCAGTATCTGCACTACAAGACAATTATCATACTTATCGACAATCAGCCCCGGCAGCAAATCTCCTTCGGAAAACACGACCCGTCCCGACGAAAACACTCCGAACAGTTGCTGCCGGTACGCCAGCGCCGCTTGGAGTTTTCGCACGAGGAAAGCTGTGTCAATCTCTTCTTTTCTATCCGTCAGTATGCGTGCGGCTATCAGGCTGTGCTTGTTGTAGTAGGCACGGCCGAGGAATTTGCCGCGGTCGCTAAGAACGTCGA
It encodes the following:
- a CDS encoding dihydrolipoamide acetyltransferase family protein, giving the protein MMEYKVIVPPLGESVVEGTIVKWLKNEGDSVKADEPLVEIMTDKINVELPSAHAGKMKKHLVAIGTVVEIGREIAIMDVEGVVTQAKTFDTKPDGKEHIPQEQEVAAPPEEFVGTVQHHAEMGIHADEAAIAAGIKAARSSPVVRRLAREHFIDLRKVSGSGRNGRVSKSDVLKYIEMRHTVDLVQPDFVFPQEEREEIIPVIGVRKVISEHMTASAFTIPHVTTFDECDMSALVEWRRKYADKIQEEKGVRITYLPFIAKAIIFAARKYPWINATFEGDNLHVKKYFNIGMAVARENSLIVPVVKHCERKSLLQIAQEMRDLGEKANADKLQLSEISGGTISITNAGGMGALASTPIIAKPQVAILGVHKIVDKPVVRDGQIVIRPILNFGLSFDHRVVDGAYAVQFLRLMIEYLEAPDKWLLDVI
- a CDS encoding transposase: MLALAAWVVLPDHMHMLVHVSDGDISSIVRRIKLSFSTNLRARLGMREGRIWQYRFWDRIMRDQDDLNKHIDYIHYNPVKHGLIDNPFMWRFSSAADYLKDGYYQSDWGVREPIEFEGEFGE
- a CDS encoding class I SAM-dependent rRNA methyltransferase, giving the protein MATLRLKPKEDRRIRAGHLWVFSNEIADVCDFGENGDLVDVLSDRGKFLGRAYYNKHSLIAARILTDRKEEIDTAFLVRKLQAALAYRQQLFGVFSSGRVVFSEGDLLPGLIVDKYDNCLVVQILTLGMERLRASIVEALLEVFGPEGILLRNDSSYRQLETLPESVDAVYGAVPERIEIEESGARFVVDPYHGQKTGFFFDQRDTRAIVRQLARDRRTLDCFCYSGGFAVNAALGGASSVVAADSSQSALELLGENAELNGVADKITATREDCFDLLRRLSDERGHFDLIILDPPAFVKSKSQLKAAVAGYREINMSAMKLLSPGGILVTCSCSQNLSVSAFQELLRSAARDAHVRFRQRAFLTQSADHPILQAMPETQYLKCFVLERL
- a CDS encoding alpha-ketoacid dehydrogenase subunit beta, with product MKKVTYIEAITQALDEEMARDERVFLIGEDIGLYGGVFKATKGLMDKYGAERVIDSPISEVYIAGGSVGAAMVGMKPVPEIQFADFITPSMDQIIQQMAKLRYRTAGQWTCPVTMRVCCGADVGGGLYHSQINEQWFVSQPGLIVVMPATPYDAKGLLKAAIRGEDPVIYFEHKRLYRWIKEEIPEDDFTVPIGKAAVRKKGNDITIVSYGLMYHRAAEAVTALEKDGISAELIDMRTLLPWDRETIFESVKKTSRAVLVQESSKTGGVMGEVGAAIAEEIFDYLDAPVTRVCGIDVPAVPFAPPMEHFFLPNADKISRAVKKVLEY
- the lpdA gene encoding dihydrolipoyl dehydrogenase codes for the protein MAEKYTLVVIGAGPGGYVAAIRAAQLGIKTAVVEREYFGGVCLNWGCIPSKTLLHVTEMKRHIEEAKRIGLVAENVRIDLDLLRKHKEATVKRLTGGVKMLLDKAGVKSFVGAARFVSPTRIEVTGEAGKTEIESENIIIATGARTMQLPMLKQDGKLIFGARESIDIPNVPAEMLVVGAGPIGVEMATVYQTLGSKVTIVEILSSVLPTLDTDISTVTERALKKQGMKILLSSKVTKSEISGGKVKVTIETGGTSEQQTFDAVLVAAGMIPNTSDMGLDKIGVRLDARGFVQVDKKMRSNVANIFAIGDVAGGLLLAHKASHEGIVAAEAVAGSGASADWKGVPYAVFCDPEVAGIGLSEKEAAQKGLKVRVGKFPYQGVGKAVATLATDGFAKVISDAETDEILGIHVVGPHAGDIVFTGTAMMELDCTAEDLGHLMAVHPTLSEALMEAGLHAHKRAIHIPN